GCGATTGCAGACAGTCGTAACTTATTGGAATTGCACAAAGTCACTGCTGGAAATGGTTCAGAGTCACCAGTTGTAACTTCTAATTTCAACGATACGTTATACTGCAGATATTTTGCAACCAGAATCCCAACATGTACACCATATCCGATGAAGGCTAACAGCACGACCAGCGTCCAAGCCGTTCTCCTATAAGGATTTGTTGATTCAGCAATACGGGATATGCCGTGGGAAGTTGTCCTCAGTGCGAAACTTTTCGCTAATTCACGCACTGTACGTTTTTTTACCGTGTCTTCCATTTTATCACGGTACTGTGATGTAGTGTAATGCAAATATCGCAATGGCAATCTTGCTATTTAACGTGaggcaaatacatgtatatagacatacatCAGCATCCAATAATCTCACGTTATCGACGTCAATCATGGGTAATTACCCGGAATTATAAAACCTGGGACGTATAGCAATGACTTTGACATATACATAGACAAGGGGGAAGGGTGGAATATACCATTAAAAGGATGGGTACAgcacaatcaatcaattgaatTTGATGTGGAGTTTttggatgttttatttttgaaatattataaatagtCACGAGTATCTacagttttaaaacattttctCCTGTAGGTCTGGTACTAACCTTCCAGCACGTACGAGTTATCATGTTAATGAACCCTTTCCGCAAAAAATGGATGCATAGCACAATTTACTGGCACAGGAGCACAATTGGAAAGAAAGGGCTAGTGGCAGAGGATGTGCTTAAAGGTTAACTCTCGGTGGCATTGTAACAGGGAACAAGACTGCTGACAGAGTCATTTAAACAGACTATAGTTAACTAGTTTGTGGGTAGTTTCTTTGCTTCGCTAAAACGTGTTAGACCTAATCGAAAATATTATGTGGATCCGactacgctcaattttagaataggtggggtagggagaatttttatttattgtatttatatatatttatcccatgtgtgagtgtctagttcaggtagttatgttttccctTGTTTTCcgtatggtctctgtgttattggtttcttcccatcagatgtacaaccattacagattggcagaacagttttatattgtctttgtaAGTTGATGTATGTGTCCGCATCCATTATGTCTTGCTagaattcacaattttcgtgattttattatttttttctcgaatacgtaaaaaataGTTTAAGGTCGGCGTGAAAAGCTAGGTGATGTCGGATAACCGGATCCGGAAGCAGTTTTAGGCCTTAAATGAAAATAGtttcataaaatgaaattgagatAACTGAACTTTGTTAAAACCATGGAGGCGTGACAGAGAGGAGTGCTACAAATATAGTCAGAACATGATTAATTAGGAGTTGGAATTTGATATTACCCTATTGTAAAACTCCCTAAAGGCTTTAGAATgaatgattaattaattaacaggCTGCTGCTTATTAGAACTATgattaattataaatatatgtcaGGAACTTTGTCTTGTTGAGATATTACTTgtcaatgttatcattttgagTTGTGTTGCTGAGCTACACGGTGTTTATAGCTTTagttatgtacaataaacaaacatttttttgaattcaacatacatacatacatacatacatacatacatacatacatacatacatacatgcacacatgcacacacacacacacacaaacacacacatacacacacatacacacatacacacatacacacacacatacatacatacatacatacatacatacatacatacatacatacatacatacatacagtctgaataaatagatgtaaaatccaacgtttcgaataaaaaggtgtttacctaatatgtcttgcctataaataccttgataaagaatttttattcgaaacgttggattttacatctattttttcggactgtctcacaagttccttatgcatttctttgtaCTACAGTACTAGCagcattatacatatatatatatatatatatatatatatatatatatatatatactatttacaTTATGCAAGcaaggttatatatatatagttttggtagtactggaactctttcttgggtgtaactcggagtttcacgctgtcgcctcgcccaatatgtcgttcaaagtttgctttcgtccattatgggctgggagggcgtacattattgtttaaataacataattatacccctcaagcataatttaatttaaagggaaaaaaataaatgttaaaaatcgacaaataatggcgatttggaacgttctgactcatatttcgagcccCTCAAACCCATGGCCAGTGACGTAAAAGAAGACATGGGTTGTCGTGAAGTAAAACGACCAAGGTACATAAATTAACCCATATTTTCTGACAATATCGTGGCTCGAATAATGCAAAATATTACGGAAAAGTGAAAATGTGGAGGCTTATTAAATTTGTACAGAATTGAAATTATTAGACGGGGTATGGGTTGATGTATTGCTTCATTAAAATACATGTTATATGTAGATCAGCACTAGATCCGAGACGATGTATGGAGTAATACTGGAACTTAGACTTTGTTTCACGATAACCCTGAGTTTGGCCTCACTCTAAGCTGGATGGAGGTGAGAGAGGTACGTGTTCACAACTCTCCTATTCATGCTGGCACCGATTACgctactttttaaaaaaaatattcgtaCATACTTATaacaacattattttgtatcataaCCATATACATCCTTCTATAGAATGTTAACTCACAATTGCAAGTGACTGTGCTGACAACCAAGCAATGGTTTGTTTATGTTCTCCCACGCTAAATGGGCAGACGATATTTGCAAGTAAAACATTGTGAGTGAAATAACGACCTGGGTGAATGATTGCGAACAGTTGGTGAACAATttgagactactagtaactagGGGAAAGATTTGACATTTTCcttcataaaatttgaaatgaataacaaattcaaaatatttgaagattatgtttatgaaaagaaacgaacaaacaaacaaacaaacaataaattaattaatctaTTAAATAATTAACAAACTATAAATTCTGACTGATCGAATCGCCTATGGCAGACGTCACGATAAATGATAAAGTGTATCGTTTTGGTGATAAAACGTCAAGTGGAGCCCAATTGCTTAAATGTATTGCCCTTCGGGCTAAAGATCAGAAGTACCCATCAGTTACTATTGAAAAAATCTTCACAAAACTTTGATAATGCTATCTGATGTAACTGCAGATGAAATGATGTGTTATGACATATACGTATTCCCAGTGAACACATATTTACTGTAGGGATACCTTAGGGATACCAAATTAGTAAGTGCAGAAAGAGTGCGATTACGCAGAAATATATAGCGTCGAGTTGGTGAACGAAAAAAAATCAACTCAGTctttaattttttatattttatcgaCAACAGAGAATGTGATATCGTTCAATAAGAAACTTTGGCATCGATTTGAATAAAATGCCATGTTTATTTTGGCCATGATTGCGCGCCATAGGAGATAGTatctataaaaaatattatcatcTTGACTCCTATATGCAATTACTGCAAAGAAAGTTGTTCAATTtggtgacatgtataaacagcgtcatgCATACCTGAActtaaacacagtaattactaTATCATGACGTTGTTTTTTCTCCTCCAAGGCTTGTCCCAAGCcgtataaataaaaatgaaaatacatcatGCATACAATTCCACTGACAAAACTCTGGAGTGTAGATAAAGTGATTAATGAGATTGTTAATATGTATGTAGTggttgtaattactgaagactcccGAAATGTTTGCTATTATGATTGCTATGTGCCATTGAATGTTTTTTGTCTTCAATCAACCGCCTCTTTCACTTGACTTGTTATGCATCATCGGGGATATGAATTATGTAGATACCACGATTACAATTAAAATACTTACTATATTACCGGAAGTTAGTTTTCGCTAGTTGAATAACTCCAATGGAATAACGGTTGGGGGAGGGAGGGGTTATACCCCTCTTagatcaccatcatcaccaggAAGTACATTGTCAAGCtctaatacaaatgtacatccaCTTACCAGTATCAGCAGATATCAATTCATGTtcaccaaatattgtaataaatgtTAGTCACCATTCATCAATTAATCATACAGTTTTGTCATTGGTTCATGAcattatgtacagtgtatggaATGTAGACCAGAGACGTGTACACATGAGTtggggaccggtcagtttctccaacCGGGGTGGGGGGTGGAGTTTTCTATcaggccaacaaaaagtcactgattggggaacagttacactttactttaatcTGGGAACAGTtgtattttactttgattggagaacagttacactttactttgattggggaacagttacactttactttgattggggaacagttacactttactttgattgaggaacagttacactttactttgatcgGGGAAGAGTTAGGTTTTACTTAAAAGTTTGTTTAGGGAACATTTACATTTTGCTTTGAATGGAGAACAGTTACACCttgctttgattggggaacagttacagtttactttgatctggaaagttacattttactttgatcgGAGAACACTTTACCTTGTGAAACTGTTATCCTTCAGTTTCCATTTACTCTGGAAGCTTTGTAGTTATGTCCTCATTTGAATGTCTCCATAAAACCCATGATGCTTTTTCAGATAACAGTTTACCCCATGACCATAAACACTGATTTCATGGTCAAAAGACAATATGTTCAAAGTGCTCATGTATAGCTTTTTAATGTTTGGATTTTTTAAACCAAACATTACACAACTatcagatactatattccaatAATGCACATCACTTCAGGGACCttatcatattttatcatgaaAGATTCAAAGTATGAATTGGTAAGTTTAAATGTTGGGTGGGGGATTATGTTTTCGATAAAGACTTGTTATTGTAGTTACATGTCCAGCTTATGAAAATGATgccaaattacaaaaaatacctTAAATAACCAcacaaattaaaatgtatagCTACATCAGCAGATTTtgttatcaaaaaatgtacCAAATGATAGTGAATTTGATGACTGCATTTTTAAGACTTCAGCTGAATGACAAAAAatccttaattatgcaaatatataatttcaaataaaaacctTCATAAGCAAGCTTTATAGGACACTGTTTTGTTATTATGCGCCTAATTATATGAGGAATCAGACACTTCAATCTTACATTATtacctaattatcaaaaaaaaatcttttaattgttcaaatgaatcattaaactAAAACAAATCAAGAATTGGAAATACAGGATAAATgcgggcggggggggggggggggggggacctgtgaAATCTGATCTTGAAAGAGACCATGGTATGGGGATGATTTTGATCATGAAGTTCAGAGGCCTGGTGGTCTGCTGAGGGAGAAGAAACTTCCTGTGAAAGAGAATGATTCTCATTATCCTAAGAGGGTACAGAAACCTGTACAACACTATGTTTACTGCCATATTGGGTGGGTTGGTTCAAGGTAGTAAGCTTAGATTAAGCGCATATTGGGTGATTAGAATTGGCTTACAAATGAGCTGGTTCATTGTTGGGATTGGTACAGGAAGTTAACCTTTTGACCCAGCACTTTGTAACCCAACATACAGTTGGAAGTGTTCTTTTTGTTAGACCCAACAAATGCTTGAAAGAAGAGTGGTACAATTGAGTTTGGAAAATGCATTTTTACTGTTTGTTACAGTGTTATGATTTGTGTTACTCATTGCTGCATTTTTGCAGTGTTCTCAAgttgtaatattatattataccacaacagtaaaaaaatactagtatcaCACCACACCAAATAGCTCTTGTTGTAAAACCTTTTTTTAATTAGTCACTGATtttgaaatgacactccagtaAAGACAAATGTGTAGTTTACAATAATAAAGATCTTTACTGCTGGGGTTCCCCGGCTGGCATACTCCTGATAATATCACTGTCACCTGCAAAGAAGGCAAAAAATACAAAGTTAGCTTAACTTATATTATGGGGCTACATTTCTAACTCTTGGTTTTATATACTCTACAAAACTATTGCCTATCTCACAAGCAGAGCACCCTCTATATGCCAATGTGATACACCAGCATCACTGATATGCAGTTTCCAAAATGTTGGCGTCTTCCAATCCCTTACAATGTGGCAACTCGCGTGTCTATTATTTTCACCATCAAATAAAATGCCTTTAATTTCATAAGAGGGCACACTCGTACTCATTGCTACTTTTCCTCCACTTTGATCATGTTTGTGTTAAAGTGAGAGACTGTTCCTGACGCCCTATAGATCCTCTCTCTCCCAAGGGGATATTGCTTGTACACAAGTAATCACTAGTTGGGCAAAAGGGAACACCAACAACTCAAAGAATGTTTTAATGACAAACCTGAAATCACAACACACATAATTAGCTGTCACtcagtacatgcatgtacagtcaggggtgaacaaatcccctggtcctgggtccgggactagcgttttttggggcggaccacacaaattttaccttgtctggtccatcggaccagtaccttactgttaataactatgttaaaaagtcgtctgaatatacagattcataggcaagatttaatgtttcacattagtgggacctgggaccactaattctttcagcaggaccactggattttttaaggcacggGTCcgggggaccaccagttcacaaaatgatttgttcacccctgttacagctcagtgtttttgctaaggtttgggaaccccggtaacagaaagggggaaagaggtaaaactggtagtgcttcccatgcaatgtatcatagtttaggtggggaaccccggtaaaatgatgtgggaaccccggtagattttacctacttaccgcccttaaataaaacactgcagCTATTATCACTATTGACATTGTATGTTAACTTTACATGAATGTACCCCCTAATCCAATTTGAATTTCCACTGACACAGACATCATCTTATCATCTACAAAACTTACATGTTCCGCTATTCCTTTCTATGTGATAACTCACAAGTAAACtcaagtttttatcattttgacatgcAACAAAAGCTGTTGCCTTTTTTTAATTTGCGGACCAGTTGCCCATCTTATACATACTGATCTTTGACATTCAATAGTCGACTTTCCAGTTCCAAGAACATTGCTTGTGATGAAGACGTCACGTCACGTACATTGTTATGTTTTGGCTTGCTTTgcctttattacatttgaaccAAGATTCTTACGCGAAACAATGAAAAGACATGcagatggaaagacatgttgacatCTTTATTTTGAGCGAGTTTATGGAACAAAGACAAAATGCTCTCAGTGATAGAGAACAATTTTATTGGTAAATGCAAGGTAGGCTGAGGTAGTAAACCATCCTGTTGACTAGCATGTCACTTGTGCAAACCCATTgcatgtacagaatacatgatGCTGTATTGGGAGACATGCAATACATTTTGGAATGGCAACAGGTATGTTGTAAGTTGTAAGATCAGTAGGTATCGTTAACCTAAATTAAATAATTTCAGATTCTGAAATAGCAATTACCTGGATCTGTGATGCTGAGTGTACACACACGGAAATATTTACCACATGCTGTGCCTAATTCAATGTTGTTACCAGTATAGTGATGGACACCAGTTTTGGCTAACATGGCATAGTATTCTATCTCTGATTTCCTGCAAACAACCACACATATAATGACAATGAAAGTTTTGAACTGGGTTCAACACAAAAATATCACtaatgcatacatatatgaaaattcaatatttgtctTGAAATTAGAAGGTGATGGAATGATAGTAGGCCTTTCCTGTAAAGCACCGTTCATGAACATCTAACACATAAACAAAACGCATCCCTGTTTGTAACTTCAAATGattacagacatcaaaacagtGTGTAAAAACTGTGTATGAATAAGACTATTTGTCTCCATGGCGAGTTTTGCAGATCAACTGTTCCTAGCCATTTGATTAGCCCCGTTATTCTATTCCATAAATAACCACACCAAATGCGGTATACCAACCTTAGTTGTGGACAGTTGTTTGCAAGGATAACCAATTTTGCTTTGCCCTGTCTGAGtgattttaatgtttgtttgtacCCAAGATGGAATTTTCCACTCTTCATCACGAGAGCCAATCGAGAGTTGATACTCTCCATGGCTTTTTTCTGTTAAGAGAAAGGTgagtatatttatttacatatagcCCCTCACACCTCCCAACATCAGATCACACCTCCAAACATCAAATCACACCTCCCAACATCAAATCACACTTCCCAACATCAAATCAAGAATTCAAGAATTACTGACACtgcatatgtatttattttcttacaaACTGACAAAACTATCACAACTGGGCACTATCCATGCAAGTTTGGCTAAAGTGTTTTGAAGAAACATTAGGAGTTGCTGCTAGCTTTCAGAACACAGCAGCAACCATATTTGTAGACCACAGAAAAACTGAGTTTTAGGGGAACAAAACGACCCTTTTTCTCaactatatttatcaatttatagTTACAGGGTTCAGTGTTTTTCACTAAGGTTGGTGAACCCTGGTGGTAACAGGGAGGGGAGAGGTAATGAGGGTGGCattgtttgggaaccctggtaaaatgacagtggAACCTAGTTAGGTTTTACTGTCCTAAAAAACACTGCCCATGTTTTACATTCTTGGCTCACACATAACATAGTTATCACTATTTCAATTAGTCATAAATTCACTATTATAAATTTCTTTGGTCACTTCAGCAAAACCAATACAAGTACTGATTAATGTGAACTCATTACATTCTTGTCTGAGAAATCAGACATGAAAAGGGAAGGTACTAAGTACTAGTAATTCACATTTATCACCTCACaagttttttttgtacaatCTTGTATGTGTTAGGTAGATATCTGCTCACACACCTTTGAGTATGaacagtattttatattttacaattgtCTGCAATGCACGAGCGTTTACGTTTCTTAGTTAAAGAGGCAGCAGTGTGCAATATTTAGTGTCCTGCCAATGCCAGTTACTGAGAGTGAGATGGTTACACAGCAGACATACTTCCACAAACAAGAAACGCTGAAAACTTCATTACAGCGAAGCGACAACATTTAAATTAATGATAAAACGATCTTACTAAGGTTGCAGGATGACACTATTTTCTTATAAGTTCCAACACTCAGACGGTCTGAGAAGATCTTTCAATTACCAACCCATTATAAATATGGTACTGAAGCGATTCACACTCCATGCATGCAATGCAGTCTGACGCTGACGTCGTTACGTACCTGTTTCTTCGATGCTACCATTTTTGCTGTTTTTTAGGTCACACTGGAGATCTGAAAACAACAAAACGGATATTTAGTTATTAGTGAACCTGTCAATCACTGAAAAATACACTGAATTACAATATTAAAGCGTGAAAACGATGAATATTTTCGGACATGTGATACTTACAACCTATCTATGACCACGTTAGGAAAGAAAAGGCCGACCCGTCCCGGATGTGACGTATTCTCGTTTAAATCTCGCAGGGATTTTCAGTTGGAAATATTTACAAGAACAATGTAGTCGACAGCACGAAAACAGCACGTTAGAACTCCAAAATTGTACTTATCTGATGGCATCATATCTGTGATATTTGCGAAATTATTCGTAGATTTACTACCAAATTTTTTTGTCACGTGATACATGCGAGactatgcaaatatacctacaAATTCCAATTTCAAAATGGCGGTGTAGTTCCCGTGTCCGAGACTGATATAAATGAATATTGATGGACAACTGATATCTTTAGTGGATCTCGATATTTAAGACAACCAAAATGTTTATCTACTTAAGCAAGAAGGTATGTCAAAATTTGGTGTCTCTGGAAGTCTGCGTTGAGAAGAAATCACCATGTAGCACATAGTTGTCAGGGAAGCCACAACATTGCAAATTGCAGTGACTGGATTGAGaataacaatattttgtcattgaagtATATTTAACGTTACAGTTGTTGAAATGCATGTACTtgcttgttttctttttcagtACTCAACTCGTCAAGAATTTTGCTGATGTTGGGTAGTAGAAATAGCCGTAGTTTTAATTTTCAAGAATATTTCATACTCAGAGTTCAAGTTAAACCTGATGATAATATTGGGAATGttgaagtgtacattttatgaacTTTATGAGGGTTGTGGTGAAAAGCTGATTAACAAACATTATGTTGCAAGTAAATTGTGAATAACATGTCCACAATAAAAAATGAAGTCAATTCATTTCAATATCTGTAACACCTCTCAAGGAAATTCACATGAAAGTAATTACTAGTAGTATCGCCTTCATCACCAATGTAActaataaattgaaatatgtagcttttgattttttttcgcAATATTTTTGATcctttttttctaaaatgtattttttgtcattattttatcagTCATGAAGGCTTGGGAAATGATATAGACTGGAGTTTGTcagtattaaaaaaaatgaagcaaAAAACCAGTTAGTTACTGAAGTTACGTGTACTTCACCTGTTGGCTGTAGCTGCAATCACCTGTAGCTAtaataattgtagcgttagtTTAAAAGTTCAGGGTTGGTGGAGTTTTGGGGGGTTTTGAAAGCTTTTTTCGTTGCAGggtttcaaatcaaaataattttgagttTAAATCTGAACTCCACAACAAAAAATGCTagaatcaaaaaaaaaaagatgaaaaaaatgacGCAAATTCAAAActaacactacaattattgcagctaacttATCTGTTGATATTGTCCTGTCAAATTGAAATTAGATTTCCTTTGTAGAATTACCTCACACAAATATTAGAAGATTTGATGTATTTGTACTTTCTATTCATTTCAATATTCAGATTGCCATACCCAATAACACCAAACTAAGGTGTGTGTCATGGAACAGAGAACAAGGCTACATTGCATGTGGAGGAGAAGATGGTTTACTGAAAGTACTAAAATTAGAGACACAACAAGGTAAATATGACAGTCACACGAAAGTAGTTACTCTTGTCAACCTTTAGAAGTTGCACATGTCATGTTAGGGTGACCACACCCTATCAGCCAACACTTGAAGGGACAGACTGATGACAACCTAACACGGAAAATCTTACAGACTATGGAACTCATGAATGTATTTTCTAAATATcttgttgcccccccccctccaccacatatgaacagacagacacatacatacatacatacatacatacatacatacatacatacatacgtacgtacgtacgtacgtacgtacgtatgtacgtacgtacgtacgtacatacatacatacatacatacatacatacatacatacatacatacatacatacatgtacatacatacatgtacatacatgtacatacatacgctcacacacacacacacacacacacacacacacacacacacacaaacgtacatacattatattaagTCATGATATCTTTCCCATAGTATGGCTGTTCTTATGATAAACtcatgaacacatacatgtagtgtacctATAACAAGTTGTATGTTTAAATTATATCTTTCCAGATGTTTTCAATATCTGTACCATTTAAAATATAATCTGatttaaaatgtgtatgcaGTAATTTTTTGTCCTGAAATCTGCAGATGTTTGTTCAACTCTTCAATTTCATCAATGTCTCTCATCTACTCAAAGCTCTCTATTTTTACAAGAACGGTATTTCAGATTAAGTCAAGCTGAAAGTCAAAgtgacaaaaaatgaaaataaaagaccAGGTAAACTTTTGAACTGATTAACTTGTTTCGTAATTTGTAGGTAAAGATGCCAAAGTACGTGGTTTAGCAGCTCCAAGTAATCTATCTATGAACCAGTCATTGGAAGGACATAGTGGTAAGTTGGTTTAgtcaaatgtatatttcatctcTTATACCTTATA
This Glandiceps talaboti chromosome 13, keGlaTala1.1, whole genome shotgun sequence DNA region includes the following protein-coding sequences:
- the LOC144444464 gene encoding large ribosomal subunit protein eL30-like yields the protein MVASKKQKKAMESINSRLALVMKSGKFHLGYKQTLKSLRQGKAKLVILANNCPQLRKSEIEYYAMLAKTGVHHYTGNNIELGTACGKYFRVCTLSITDPGDSDIIRSMPAGEPQQ